One Deltaproteobacteria bacterium genomic window, GTGTTCGAGCTGAATGCCGGCCAGATGGTGGAGGACGTCGAGCTGGCAGTCCGTGGCCGCGCGCCCGTGCACTCGATCGGCGGCATCAGCCACGACCACTCGGGCTTCGGCGTCGGCCCGTTGCTGAACGTCGAGTACATCCTGCAGCGGATCGAAGACGTCTATTATCGGACGGCAGGCGTATGACGGACGTCCCCGCTTCTTTCGAGAAGGTGTTCGAGGCGCCCGATCTCCTGCTCAGCACGGAGCACTCGCTCTGCCCAGGCTGCGGTGAGCCGGTCGCGCTGCGCACGATCCTCGAGCTGATCCGCGACCTCGGGCTGCGCGAGCGCACGATCTGCGTGGCGGGGATCGGCTGCTACACCGCCTTCCCGATGATCATGGACGTCGACGTCATGCAGGCGCTGCACGGCCGCGCGCCCTCGGTGGCGACGGGCGTGAAGCGCGTGCGCCCCGACGCCTTCGTGTTCACCATGCAGGGCGACGGCGACATGGTGTCGGAGGGACTGCAGGAGGTGCTCCACGCCGCGGCTCGGGGCGAGAAGTTCACCGCCGTCGTGTTCAACAACGCCGTGTTCGGGGAGACCGGCGGCCACATGACCGCCGCGACCGTCCTCGGTCAACACACGAAGACCACCGTTGGCGGGCGCGACCGCGAGCGTCACGGGAGCCCCATCAAGATCGCCGAGCTGATCGCCCAGCTCGACGGCACGGCCTACGTTGCGCGGGCCGCCGCGCACACTCCCTCGGCCATCAAGCTCGCGCAGCAGTACCTGCACGACGCGTTCCGCGCCCAGCTCGAGGGCAGGGGGTTCTCGCTGGTCGAGATCCTCACCATGTGCCCGACCGACTGGTTCGTGATGCCCGACCAGGGTCCGGCCTTCCTAGAGAAGCACCTCGTGCCCACTTACCCGCTCGGCGTGATCAAGGGGTGACCGTAGAGACGGAACGGCGCTCCGACACTCTCGGGCACGACGGCGAATAGCGACCAGCCGTTCAACGGCGGCCGGTTCCGCCGGTCGTCCGCTGTACCGGCGAGTGAGCTCCCTTCCGCGGTTTGGACGCCTTTCGTTTGGCCGGCTCGTGCACGGGGTGCACCCTGGGACGCGGCGCGGGGGAGCCGTGAAGCATGCCCTCGACGCTGATGTCCTCGTCAACTTCCGGCCAGTGGATACCCTGTCCTGCCCCGATCAGCCGGAAGTTGGCACGCTGAGCGGGGGTCGCCTCCGAGAGTCGCCAAGACCACGCCAGGGGAACACTGATGACCCGGCCGTCCGCAAGGGACGCGACGATCTCGTCCTTCGTCACTCGCACTTCGCGGATAAGGGGGTCAGCGCCCACCGCAGTGGTCATACCATGTCTCCATGATCTGCTCGCGGCAGGCAGCCGACGCCAGAGCTGACCTACGAGGGTTCGAAGCCTGGGTATACATGGAACTGCAGCAGATCGTCGGTGATTTCGAACCAAGTGGCCCTCGAATCTACGAATACGTGCCGGTTAGGTCGGACGCCCGCGTCGGAGTCAATTGTGCCGAGCGTGACAATGATAGTTCCGGGATCATCGAGACGTCGGATCACAAGGTGGGAGCCACAAGTGCTGCAGAAGCATTTTCGGCGTTGTGCCGATGATGCGAATTCCGAGAGAAGCTCAGAACCCGCGACCCAGCGGAAATCGACCGCCGCAACCTCCGCGTTGCTCGAAAACGCCGAGCCGCTCGCCTTGCGGCACATGCTGCAGTGACAATACTCGGCAGCGCGGACCGGACCGCTGATCTCGTACCGAACAGCGCCACATAAACAGCCGCCCGTCTTCACCACGAAGTCGGCAACTCGGCGCTCCTGCCACTCAGACTCCGGCCAGCCGGGGGATTTCCCCCGGGCCGTG contains:
- a CDS encoding DUF2442 domain-containing protein, coding for MTTAVGADPLIREVRVTKDEIVASLADGRVISVPLAWSWRLSEATPAQRANFRLIGAGQGIHWPEVDEDISVEGMLHGSPAPRPRVHPVHEPAKRKASKPRKGAHSPVQRTTGGTGRR